The proteins below come from a single Serratia ficaria genomic window:
- the cheW gene encoding chemotaxis protein CheW: MAGLATVSKLAGETVGQEFLIFTLGNEEYGIDILKVQEIRGYDQVTRIANTPAFIKGVTNLRGVIVPIIDLRVKFAQQGVSYDENTVVIVLNFGQRVVGIVVDGVSDVLSLTAEQIRPAPEFAVTLATEYLTGLGSLGERMLILVDIEKLLSSEEMSLVDSVAKSA, encoded by the coding sequence ATGGCAGGATTGGCAACCGTCAGCAAGCTGGCTGGCGAAACGGTAGGTCAGGAGTTTCTGATTTTTACCCTGGGCAATGAGGAATACGGCATCGATATCCTCAAGGTGCAGGAGATCCGCGGTTACGATCAGGTCACGCGCATCGCCAATACGCCGGCGTTTATCAAAGGGGTCACCAACCTGCGCGGCGTGATTGTGCCGATTATCGATCTGCGGGTGAAGTTCGCGCAGCAGGGCGTCTCCTACGATGAAAACACCGTGGTGATCGTGCTGAACTTTGGCCAGCGGGTGGTGGGCATCGTGGTCGACGGCGTCTCCGACGTACTGTCGCTGACCGCCGAACAGATCCGCCCGGCGCCGGAATTCGCCGTCACGCTGGCGACCGAATACCTGACCGGCCTCGGTTCGCTCGGCGAACGCATGCTGATCCTGGTGGATATCGAAAAACTGCTGAGCAGCGAAGAGATGTCGCTGGTCGACAGCGTGGCGAAAAGCGCCTGA
- the cheA gene encoding chemotaxis protein CheA, with the protein MSMDISAFYQTFFDEADELLADMEQHLLELDPLAPDIEPLNAIFRAAHSIKGGAATFGFSVLQETTHLLENLLDGARRQEMSLSTEIINLFLETKDIMQEQLDAYKTSQQPDADSFEYICQALRQLALEAQQQAPAAQPAVPQAIAAPAAIEGGMRISLSGLKASEIPLMLEELGNLGEVKDPRQTENSLEVTLLTSASEDDISAVLCFVLEPEQIAFATPPQSEAPPEPAAAPIAEAAAAKPAPAEAPKARAKASESTSIRVAVEKVDQLINLVGELVITQSMLAQRSGNLDPVDHGDLLNSMSQLERNARDLQESVMSIRMMPMEYVFSRFPRLVRDLAGKLNKQVELTLQGSSTELDKSLIERIIDPLTHLVRNSLDHGIEDPATRVAAGKSEVGNLVLSAEHQGGNICIEVTDDGAGLNREKILAKAASQGLAVSDGMSDEEVGMLIFAPGFSTAEQVTDVSGRGVGMDVVKRNIQEMGGHVEIHSQAGKGTAIRILLPLTLAILDGMSVKVNDEVFILPLNAVMESLQPQAEDLHPLAGGERVLQVRGEYLPLVELYRVFQVENAKTDATQGIVVILQSAGRRYALLVDQLIGQHQVVVKNLESNYRKVPGISAATILGDGSVALIVDVSALQTLNREKRLTDAAA; encoded by the coding sequence GTGAGCATGGATATTAGCGCTTTTTATCAGACCTTTTTTGATGAAGCAGACGAGCTGCTGGCAGACATGGAACAGCACCTGCTGGAGCTGGATCCGCTGGCTCCGGATATCGAGCCGCTGAACGCCATCTTTCGCGCGGCGCACTCGATCAAGGGCGGCGCCGCGACCTTTGGTTTTTCGGTGCTGCAGGAAACCACCCACCTGCTGGAGAACCTGCTGGACGGTGCCCGGCGTCAGGAAATGAGCCTGAGCACCGAGATTATCAACCTGTTTCTGGAAACCAAAGACATTATGCAGGAGCAACTGGACGCCTATAAAACCTCGCAACAGCCCGACGCCGACAGCTTCGAATATATCTGCCAGGCGCTGCGCCAGCTGGCGTTGGAAGCGCAGCAGCAGGCTCCCGCTGCACAACCGGCGGTGCCGCAAGCCATAGCCGCGCCGGCGGCGATCGAAGGCGGCATGCGCATCAGCCTGTCCGGCCTGAAGGCCAGCGAGATCCCGCTGATGCTGGAGGAGCTGGGCAATCTGGGCGAAGTGAAAGATCCGCGTCAGACCGAAAACAGCCTGGAGGTGACGCTGCTGACCTCGGCCAGCGAGGATGACATCAGTGCGGTGCTGTGCTTCGTGTTGGAGCCGGAGCAAATCGCCTTCGCTACGCCGCCGCAGAGCGAAGCGCCGCCTGAGCCGGCCGCCGCGCCGATCGCCGAAGCCGCTGCCGCCAAACCGGCCCCGGCCGAGGCGCCGAAAGCGCGCGCCAAGGCCAGCGAGTCGACCAGCATCCGCGTGGCGGTGGAGAAGGTGGACCAGTTGATTAACCTGGTGGGCGAACTGGTGATCACCCAGTCGATGCTGGCGCAGCGCTCCGGCAACCTGGACCCGGTGGATCACGGCGACCTGCTGAACAGCATGAGCCAGCTGGAGCGCAACGCGCGCGACCTGCAGGAGTCGGTGATGTCGATCCGCATGATGCCGATGGAATACGTCTTTAGCCGCTTCCCGCGGCTGGTGCGCGATCTGGCCGGCAAGCTCAACAAGCAGGTGGAGCTGACGCTGCAGGGCAGTTCCACCGAGCTGGACAAGAGCCTGATCGAGCGCATTATCGATCCGCTGACGCACCTGGTGCGCAACAGCCTGGATCACGGCATCGAAGATCCCGCTACCCGCGTCGCCGCCGGCAAGTCGGAAGTGGGCAACCTGGTGCTGTCGGCCGAACACCAGGGCGGCAATATCTGCATCGAAGTGACCGACGACGGCGCCGGCCTCAACCGCGAAAAAATCCTCGCCAAGGCGGCCTCGCAGGGGCTGGCGGTCAGCGACGGCATGAGCGATGAAGAGGTCGGCATGCTGATCTTCGCGCCGGGCTTCTCCACCGCCGAACAGGTGACCGACGTCTCCGGCCGCGGCGTCGGCATGGACGTGGTGAAAAGAAACATTCAGGAAATGGGCGGTCACGTCGAGATCCACTCCCAGGCGGGCAAGGGCACCGCGATCCGCATCCTGCTGCCGCTGACGCTGGCGATCCTCGACGGCATGTCGGTCAAGGTGAACGACGAGGTCTTTATCCTGCCGCTGAATGCGGTGATGGAATCACTGCAGCCGCAGGCGGAAGATCTGCATCCGCTGGCCGGCGGCGAGCGGGTGCTGCAGGTGCGCGGCGAATACCTGCCGCTGGTGGAACTGTACCGGGTGTTCCAGGTGGAGAATGCCAAGACCGATGCCACCCAGGGGATCGTGGTGATCCTGCAAAGCGCCGGCCGCCGCTATGCGCTGCTGGTGGATCAGCTGATCGGCCAGCATCAGGTGGTGGTGAAAAACCTGGAAAGCAACTATCGCAAGGTGCCGGGCATCTCCGCCGCCACCATTCTGGGGGACGGCAGCGTGGCGCTGATTGTCGACGTCTCGGCGTTGCAAACCCTAAACCGTGAGAAGCGTCTGACGGACGCCGCCGCATAA
- the motB gene encoding flagellar motor protein MotB, which translates to MKQNHPVVLVRKRKAHQASHHGGSWKIAYADFMTAMMAFFLVMWLLAIASPQELTQIAEYFRTPLKVALTTGDKSSSESSPIPGGGDDPTQQEGLVKKRVDSPEKRAEELRLNKLREQLDELIESDPRLKALRPHLLINMMDEGLRIQIIDGQNRPMFKTGSAQVESYMRDILRAIAPILNDLPNKISLSGHTDDIPYASGERGYSNWELSADRANASRRELIAGGLSEGKVLRVVGMAATMSLKQHGADDAINRRITVLMLNRETQQGIEHENAESNAMDIAQPDRLKQLAPSATAPAPTNRDSQPEVTP; encoded by the coding sequence ATGAAACAGAATCACCCGGTCGTTCTGGTCAGAAAGCGCAAGGCGCATCAGGCCAGCCATCACGGCGGCTCCTGGAAGATAGCCTACGCCGACTTTATGACCGCAATGATGGCGTTCTTCCTGGTGATGTGGCTGCTGGCGATCGCCAGCCCGCAGGAGCTGACGCAAATCGCCGAGTATTTTCGCACCCCGCTGAAGGTGGCGCTGACCACCGGCGATAAAAGCAGCTCGGAAAGCAGCCCGATCCCGGGCGGCGGCGATGACCCGACCCAGCAGGAAGGCCTGGTGAAGAAGCGGGTTGATTCACCGGAAAAGCGCGCCGAAGAGCTGCGGCTCAACAAGCTGCGCGAGCAGCTGGATGAGCTGATTGAGTCGGACCCGCGCCTGAAGGCGCTGCGGCCGCATCTGCTGATCAACATGATGGACGAAGGGCTGCGCATCCAAATCATCGACGGCCAGAACCGGCCGATGTTCAAGACCGGCAGCGCGCAGGTTGAAAGCTACATGCGCGATATTCTGCGGGCGATTGCGCCGATCCTCAACGACCTGCCGAACAAGATCAGCCTGTCCGGCCATACCGACGATATCCCTTACGCCAGCGGCGAGCGCGGCTACAGCAACTGGGAGCTGTCCGCCGATCGCGCCAACGCTTCGCGCCGCGAGCTGATCGCCGGCGGCCTGTCTGAGGGCAAGGTGCTGCGGGTGGTGGGCATGGCGGCCACCATGAGCCTGAAACAGCACGGCGCCGACGATGCGATCAACCGCCGGATTACCGTATTGATGCTGAACAGGGAAACTCAGCAGGGCATCGAGCACGAAAATGCCGAAAGCAACGCGATGGATATCGCCCAGCCCGACCGCCTGAAACAGCTGGCGCCTTCGGCGACCGCGCCGGCACCGACTAACCGCGACTCACAGCCCGAGGTGACCCCGTGA
- the motA gene encoding flagellar motor stator protein MotA produces MLVILGYLVVLGAVFGGYLIVGGHLGALYQPAEFLIIGGAGIGAFIVGNNGKAIKSTLRALPKLMRRSKYSKDLYMDLMALLYRLLAKSRQQGMLSLEFDIDNPQESEIFSNYPRILADNTLVEFITDYLRLMVSGNMNAFEIEALMDEEIETFEQESEVPAGSLAMVGDSLPAFGIVAAVMGVVHALASADRPAAELGALIANAMVGTFLGILLAYGFISPLSTLLRQKSAETVKMMQCIKVTLLSSLNGYAPQIAVEFGRKTLYTTERPSFVELEEHVRRVKAPAQQATEEEEA; encoded by the coding sequence GTGTTAGTTATTTTGGGTTATCTGGTGGTATTGGGTGCGGTTTTTGGCGGATACCTGATCGTGGGGGGCCATCTCGGCGCGCTGTATCAGCCGGCAGAATTTCTGATTATCGGCGGTGCGGGCATCGGCGCCTTTATCGTCGGCAACAACGGCAAGGCCATCAAATCCACGCTGCGTGCGCTGCCCAAGCTGATGCGCCGTTCGAAATACAGCAAGGATCTGTATATGGATCTGATGGCGTTGCTGTATCGGCTGTTGGCCAAATCGCGCCAGCAGGGCATGTTGTCCCTCGAGTTCGATATCGATAACCCGCAGGAAAGCGAAATTTTCTCTAATTATCCCCGCATCCTTGCCGATAACACCCTGGTGGAGTTCATTACCGACTATCTGCGGCTGATGGTGAGCGGCAATATGAATGCGTTCGAGATCGAAGCGCTGATGGATGAAGAAATCGAAACTTTCGAACAGGAAAGCGAAGTGCCGGCCGGTAGCCTGGCGATGGTCGGCGACTCGCTGCCGGCGTTCGGCATCGTGGCGGCGGTGATGGGCGTGGTGCATGCGCTGGCCTCGGCCGATCGCCCGGCCGCCGAGCTGGGGGCGCTGATCGCCAACGCGATGGTCGGTACCTTCCTGGGCATCCTGCTGGCCTACGGCTTCATCTCTCCGCTTTCCACCCTGCTGCGGCAAAAGAGCGCCGAGACGGTCAAGATGATGCAGTGCATCAAGGTTACGCTGCTGTCCAGCCTGAACGGTTACGCGCCGCAGATCGCGGTCGAGTTCGGCCGTAAAACGCTGTACACCACCGAGCGTCCTTCGTTCGTTGAGCTGGAAGAGCACGTGCGCCGGGTGAAAGCGCCGGCGCAGCAGGCGACGGAAGAAGAAGAAGCATGA
- the flhC gene encoding flagellar transcriptional regulator FlhC: protein MMVEKSIVQEAKDIQLAMELISLGARLQMLESETQLSRGRLIKLYKELRGSPPPKGMLPFSTDWFMTWEQNIHSSMFYNAYRFLMKSGQCSGVEAVIKAYRLYLEQCPQQAGEAPLLALTRAWTLVRFVDSGMLQLSACSCCGGAFITHAHQPLNGFICSLCQPPSRAVKRRKLSPQLADIIPQLLDEQVKRAI, encoded by the coding sequence ATGATGGTAGAGAAAAGTATTGTTCAGGAAGCCAAGGACATTCAGCTCGCCATGGAGCTGATTTCACTGGGGGCCCGTTTGCAGATGCTGGAGAGCGAAACCCAGCTCAGCCGTGGGCGCTTGATTAAGCTCTATAAGGAATTGCGCGGCAGCCCGCCGCCTAAAGGGATGCTGCCGTTCTCTACCGACTGGTTTATGACCTGGGAACAGAACATCCACTCTTCGATGTTTTACAACGCCTACCGATTTTTGATGAAAAGCGGGCAGTGCAGCGGCGTAGAGGCGGTGATCAAGGCTTATCGCCTGTACCTGGAGCAATGCCCCCAGCAGGCGGGGGAGGCGCCGTTGCTGGCGCTGACCCGCGCCTGGACGCTGGTGCGCTTCGTCGACAGCGGCATGCTGCAGCTTTCCGCCTGCAGCTGCTGCGGCGGCGCCTTCATCACCCATGCGCATCAACCGCTTAACGGTTTTATCTGCAGTTTATGCCAACCCCCATCCCGCGCAGTAAAAAGACGTAAACTTTCGCCGCAACTGGCCGATATTATTCCTCAACTGCTGGACGAGCAGGTTAAACGCGCCATTTGA
- the flhD gene encoding flagellar transcriptional regulator FlhD gives MGTSELLKHIYDINLSYLLLAQRLINDEKASAMFRLGIDETMADALAQLTLPQMVKLAETNQLICHFRFNDSQSIEHLTKESRVDSLQQIHTGILLSSHLLQELSAKDGSATKKRA, from the coding sequence ATGGGTACGTCTGAATTACTTAAGCATATTTATGACATAAATTTGTCATACTTACTTTTAGCACAGCGATTGATTAATGATGAAAAAGCGTCGGCGATGTTCCGTCTGGGTATTGACGAAACCATGGCCGATGCGCTCGCGCAACTGACGTTGCCGCAAATGGTCAAACTGGCGGAGACCAACCAGCTGATCTGCCACTTCCGCTTTAACGACAGCCAGAGTATCGAACACCTGACCAAAGAGTCGCGAGTGGACTCCCTGCAGCAAATCCATACCGGGATTTTGCTTTCGAGTCATTTACTGCAAGAGCTATCGGCTAAAGACGGTAGTGCGACGAAGAAAAGAGCCTGA
- the ydgT gene encoding transcription modulator YdgT has protein sequence MTDTLEYLMTFRKCSSLDSLEKVYDKLNYSIDNDTEISNMYRAADHRRAELVAGKLFDLGKVPKTLWAQVL, from the coding sequence ATGACTGATACCCTCGAATATCTGATGACATTCCGCAAATGCTCCAGTTTGGACAGCCTGGAAAAGGTGTACGACAAGCTGAACTATTCCATTGATAATGATACGGAAATTAGCAACATGTACCGCGCCGCCGACCACCGTCGCGCCGAGTTGGTTGCCGGTAAATTGTTCGATTTGGGCAAGGTGCCGAAAACGCTGTGGGCGCAGGTGCTTTAA
- the uspC gene encoding universal stress protein UspC, whose protein sequence is MGYQNVLVTVAVAADSHRLVEKAVSIVRPYRGKITLLSTIANPEMYNNFAGPMLGDLRALMEEETRLFLEELRLRAGYPIADTLIVHGELGDSLNYASSRQPFDLVVCGNHSDSIMNKVSCSAARFINASRVDVLIVPL, encoded by the coding sequence ATGGGATATCAAAACGTTCTGGTCACCGTCGCCGTCGCGGCAGACAGCCATCGCCTGGTTGAAAAGGCCGTCTCCATCGTTCGCCCCTACCGGGGAAAAATCACCCTTTTGAGCACCATCGCCAATCCGGAAATGTACAATAATTTCGCCGGGCCGATGCTCGGCGACCTGCGGGCGCTGATGGAAGAAGAAACCCGGCTGTTTTTGGAGGAGCTGCGCCTGCGGGCGGGCTATCCGATCGCCGACACGCTGATCGTGCACGGCGAGCTGGGCGACAGCCTGAACTACGCCAGCAGCCGGCAGCCCTTCGATCTGGTGGTCTGCGGCAACCACAGCGACAGCATAATGAACAAGGTTTCCTGCTCCGCCGCGCGCTTTATCAACGCCAGCCGCGTCGACGTGCTGATCGTCCCGCTCTGA
- a CDS encoding NADP-dependent oxidoreductase → MSQPQQNRRILLASRPHGEPKAADFRLDIAAVPQPAAGQLLLRTRYLSLDPYMRGRMSDAPSYAPPVEIGQVMVGGTVSQVVASQHPQFNTGDWVLGHDGWQDYALSDGSGLRNLGADLEHPSRLLGVLGMPGFTAYMGLLDIGQPQPGETLVVAAASGAVGSVVGQIGRIKGCRVVGVAGGPEKCRYVVEELGFDACIDHLAADFAEQLAAACPQGIDVYYENVGGAVFDAVMPLLNARARIPVCGIIAHYNATGLPAGPDRLAMLEGLILRKRIRMQGFIIFDDYAAGYDDFLRQMGEWLEQGKIRFREDIVDGLENAPQAFIGLLQGKNFGKLVIRVADE, encoded by the coding sequence ATGTCCCAACCTCAACAAAACCGTCGTATTCTGCTGGCTTCCCGCCCGCACGGTGAGCCCAAGGCGGCAGATTTTCGCCTCGACATCGCCGCGGTGCCGCAGCCGGCGGCCGGCCAGCTGCTGCTGCGCACCCGCTATCTGTCGCTGGATCCCTATATGCGCGGCCGCATGAGCGACGCGCCTTCCTATGCGCCGCCGGTCGAAATCGGCCAGGTGATGGTCGGCGGCACCGTTTCGCAGGTTGTCGCCTCGCAGCATCCGCAATTTAACACCGGCGACTGGGTGCTGGGTCACGACGGCTGGCAAGACTACGCGCTGTCGGACGGCAGCGGCCTGCGCAACCTGGGCGCCGATCTCGAACACCCTTCTCGCCTGCTGGGCGTGCTGGGCATGCCGGGCTTCACCGCCTATATGGGGCTGTTGGATATTGGTCAGCCGCAGCCGGGCGAAACGCTGGTGGTTGCCGCCGCCAGCGGCGCGGTCGGATCGGTGGTGGGTCAGATCGGCCGCATCAAGGGTTGCCGCGTGGTCGGCGTGGCCGGCGGGCCGGAGAAGTGCCGCTACGTGGTGGAAGAACTCGGCTTTGACGCCTGCATCGATCATCTCGCCGCCGACTTCGCCGAACAGCTGGCCGCCGCCTGTCCGCAGGGCATAGACGTATACTATGAAAACGTCGGCGGCGCGGTATTCGACGCCGTGATGCCGCTGCTGAACGCCAGGGCGCGCATTCCGGTCTGCGGCATTATCGCGCACTACAACGCCACCGGCTTGCCCGCCGGCCCAGACCGTCTGGCGATGCTGGAGGGGCTGATCCTGCGCAAACGCATCCGCATGCAGGGCTTTATCATCTTCGACGACTATGCCGCCGGCTACGATGACTTCCTGCGCCAGATGGGCGAATGGCTCGAACAGGGGAAAATCAGGTTCCGCGAAGATATCGTCGACGGGCTGGAAAATGCGCCTCAGGCATTTATTGGCCTGCTGCAGGGCAAAAACTTCGGCAAATTGGTGATCCGCGTCGCCGACGAATAA
- the pcp gene encoding pyroglutamyl-peptidase I yields MERVLVTGIEPFDGDAINPSWQVAQALAGERIAGAQISVLELPCVLGVANERLIAAVEQLRPQVVICLGLAGGRAEISLECVAINLIDARIPDNAGKQPIDVPVVAGGPVGYFSTLPLKAALQRLRRQGIPAAVSYTAGTYNCNHLFYGLRHHIASRQLAIKGGFVHIPYSHELAANHPGKPSMALATMIDAVRSIVHCALTVEEDVLLSDGALH; encoded by the coding sequence ATGGAAAGGGTACTGGTAACCGGCATCGAGCCGTTTGATGGGGATGCGATCAATCCCTCGTGGCAGGTCGCTCAGGCGCTGGCGGGCGAGCGCATCGCCGGTGCGCAAATCAGCGTGCTTGAGCTGCCGTGCGTACTGGGCGTCGCCAATGAGCGGCTGATTGCCGCGGTGGAGCAACTGCGGCCGCAGGTGGTGATTTGCCTGGGCCTGGCGGGCGGACGAGCGGAAATCTCACTGGAATGCGTGGCGATTAATCTGATTGACGCGCGCATACCCGACAATGCCGGCAAGCAGCCGATCGACGTGCCGGTGGTGGCGGGCGGCCCGGTGGGTTATTTCAGCACGCTGCCGCTCAAGGCGGCGCTGCAGCGCCTGCGCCGGCAGGGGATCCCGGCGGCGGTGTCATACACCGCGGGCACCTACAACTGCAATCACCTGTTTTACGGCCTGCGCCACCATATCGCCAGCCGGCAGTTGGCCATCAAGGGCGGATTTGTGCATATTCCTTATAGTCATGAGCTGGCGGCCAATCACCCGGGCAAGCCGAGCATGGCGTTGGCGACGATGATCGATGCCGTGCGCAGTATCGTTCACTGCGCATTGACGGTGGAGGAAGACGTATTGCTCAGCGACGGCGCGCTGCATTGA
- a CDS encoding LysR family transcriptional regulator, with the protein MNLAKVDLNLLVVFDALYQTRNVTAAGLRLNRAQPSVSNALSRLRILLGDPLFVRSGGGMQPTPRAHQLMPPIRQVLEQIDLTLAPPVDFDPASARERRFTLAAGDYADITLLPAIIGKLRRDAPGIDIRVSRLDRRRIHQQLARGEVDIALGGHISGPESHYVRRLFDEHLLCIASRNHPMLADGRWDLARYLSLPHGLYAPTDDGSARGLIDRRLAEIGGQRRVAATFSHIVALPAVVAGSDLIATLAASVARKFADPARIQCLPLPDELSLPAFPIELVAGRQIKRDPALGWLCDTIGQLNLAPPSL; encoded by the coding sequence ATGAATTTAGCGAAGGTCGATCTTAATCTGCTGGTGGTATTTGACGCTTTGTATCAAACGCGGAATGTCACCGCCGCCGGGCTGCGCCTGAACCGCGCGCAACCGTCGGTCAGCAATGCGCTGTCTCGCTTGCGCATCCTGCTGGGCGACCCGCTGTTTGTGCGCAGCGGCGGCGGCATGCAGCCTACGCCGCGCGCTCATCAACTGATGCCGCCAATACGGCAAGTGCTGGAACAGATCGATCTGACGCTGGCGCCCCCCGTGGATTTCGATCCCGCCAGCGCCCGCGAGCGCCGCTTTACGCTGGCGGCCGGCGATTATGCCGACATCACGCTGTTGCCGGCCATTATCGGCAAACTGCGCCGCGACGCGCCGGGTATCGACATTCGGGTTTCACGCCTGGATCGCCGCCGGATCCACCAACAGCTGGCGCGCGGCGAAGTGGATATCGCCCTGGGTGGGCATATTTCCGGGCCGGAAAGCCATTACGTCCGCCGCTTGTTCGACGAGCATCTGCTGTGCATCGCCAGCCGCAATCACCCGATGTTGGCGGACGGCCGCTGGGATCTGGCGCGCTACCTCAGCCTGCCGCACGGCCTGTATGCGCCGACGGATGACGGCTCCGCACGCGGATTGATCGACCGGCGGCTGGCGGAAATCGGCGGTCAACGGCGCGTCGCCGCCACCTTCTCGCACATTGTCGCCCTGCCGGCGGTAGTGGCGGGCAGCGATTTGATCGCGACGCTGGCGGCCAGCGTCGCCCGAAAATTTGCCGATCCGGCGCGCATCCAATGCTTGCCGCTGCCGGACGAATTGAGCCTGCCGGCCTTCCCCATCGAGCTGGTCGCCGGCCGGCAGATAAAGCGCGATCCCGCCCTCGGCTGGTTATGCGACACCATAGGTCAACTCAACCTCGCTCCGCCCTCTCTCTGA